The following are from one region of the Natronosporangium hydrolyticum genome:
- a CDS encoding ABC transporter permease: protein MLGYLAFELRRVGRIRGLLVFSSLLPTAFYVVFTVVGGDDVSALHRGVPIAAFAMVSVAGWGAVVGVLSHSSGVAYERSDGWLRQLRTTPLPPSRVVAARGMVATLTVLPPIVAVGAAAVLLHDVSLPVGRWLTLVLVMWLGTVPFALLGLALGYTLPREVTGAATTAVWLALAGLGGLLVPVESFPSWLQAVSRALPSHQYAELGWSAIGAVGATPATAAYLAVWTVVFGVLAAAAYRRSSAVR, encoded by the coding sequence ATGCTCGGGTACCTCGCCTTCGAGCTCCGCCGGGTCGGACGCATCCGCGGCCTGCTGGTTTTCAGCTCGCTCCTGCCGACAGCCTTCTACGTGGTGTTCACAGTTGTCGGAGGGGATGACGTGTCCGCGCTGCACCGAGGCGTTCCCATCGCCGCATTCGCGATGGTCAGCGTGGCGGGATGGGGGGCGGTGGTCGGCGTCCTGTCACACAGCTCCGGTGTCGCCTACGAGCGATCCGACGGCTGGCTACGGCAGCTGCGCACCACGCCGCTACCACCGTCGCGAGTGGTCGCCGCCAGGGGGATGGTCGCCACGCTGACCGTCCTCCCGCCGATCGTCGCGGTCGGTGCGGCAGCGGTTCTCCTACACGACGTGTCGCTGCCAGTCGGTCGATGGCTGACGCTGGTGCTGGTGATGTGGTTGGGTACCGTCCCGTTCGCGTTGCTCGGGCTGGCGTTGGGCTACACACTTCCCCGCGAGGTGACCGGAGCGGCCACGACGGCGGTGTGGCTCGCGCTGGCGGGCCTCGGCGGGTTGTTGGTGCCGGTGGAGTCCTTCCCATCCTGGCTGCAGGCCGTCTCCCGCGCGTTGCCGAGCCATCAGTACGCTGAGCTGGGTTGGAGTGCCATCGGAGCCGTCGGCGCCACTCCCGCCACAGCCGCCTATCTGGCGGTTTGGACTGTCGTGTTCGGAGTGCTCGCCGCCGCCGCGTACCGCCGGTCGTCAGCCGTCCGCTAG
- a CDS encoding glycosyltransferase family 4 protein, whose protein sequence is MAAKVTHHSGARRRVVVLAGRTYPGWNGMSMRWWALREALGRYADCEVRELGCNRWEHCRSACQLTGERARGVVSFRHNGEVWFTDRRYCEDYATRLAGELVADGVSVVVCSGLETHRYVPVLAERPELTVIYDMHNVEVALTRAIHRAAPPGSYHAIVCDEESVRLVEAAERAAVGAAHALWVCSPEDRAMVAALCDDTAPGRTTIVPNVVDLPGPAAPATGRARICYTGRMDYYPNTDAGLRLGYEIAPLVHGRGHDVPVVIAGAYAQEMIDGPSLPPGVELISSPASIADVVTGGIMAVPLTIGGGTRFKILEAFGYGAPVVSTAKGAEGLGVTPGVHYLNAESPPEFADALDTLLRDVQLRTRLAGAAWDLVREHYSVDALAARLSVAVDA, encoded by the coding sequence ATGGCTGCTAAGGTGACCCACCACTCAGGAGCCCGCCGCCGGGTGGTGGTGCTCGCCGGCCGGACCTACCCCGGCTGGAACGGGATGTCGATGCGATGGTGGGCACTGCGCGAGGCGTTGGGTCGCTACGCCGACTGTGAAGTCCGCGAGCTCGGGTGCAACCGTTGGGAGCACTGCCGTTCGGCATGCCAGCTCACCGGCGAGCGGGCACGCGGCGTGGTTTCGTTCCGGCACAACGGGGAGGTCTGGTTCACCGACCGGCGCTACTGCGAAGACTATGCCACCCGGCTCGCCGGTGAGCTCGTGGCGGACGGCGTTTCGGTGGTGGTGTGCAGCGGGCTGGAGACTCACCGATACGTGCCGGTGTTGGCGGAGCGTCCCGAGCTCACTGTTATCTACGACATGCACAACGTCGAGGTGGCGCTCACCAGGGCGATCCATCGGGCGGCACCGCCGGGCTCGTACCACGCCATCGTCTGTGACGAGGAGAGCGTGCGGTTGGTCGAGGCGGCGGAGCGGGCCGCCGTTGGGGCTGCCCACGCGCTGTGGGTCTGCAGCCCCGAGGACCGCGCGATGGTGGCCGCCCTGTGCGATGACACCGCACCTGGCCGGACCACCATCGTGCCCAATGTGGTCGACCTGCCCGGCCCGGCGGCGCCGGCCACCGGCCGCGCACGCATCTGCTACACCGGCCGCATGGACTACTACCCGAACACTGACGCGGGGCTGCGGCTCGGCTACGAGATCGCACCGCTGGTGCATGGTCGCGGGCACGACGTGCCGGTGGTCATCGCGGGCGCGTACGCACAGGAGATGATCGATGGTCCGTCACTGCCACCCGGAGTGGAGCTGATCTCCAGCCCCGCCAGCATCGCGGACGTGGTGACAGGAGGGATCATGGCGGTGCCGCTCACCATCGGCGGCGGCACGCGTTTCAAGATCCTTGAGGCGTTCGGGTACGGGGCGCCGGTGGTCTCCACCGCCAAGGGTGCCGAAGGGCTCGGCGTGACTCCCGGAGTGCATTACCTGAATGCCGAGTCACCACCCGAGTTCGCCGACGCACTCGACACCCTGCTACGCGACGTGCAGCTGCGGACCAGGCTCGCCGGCGCGGCATGGGACCTGGTCCGGGAGCACTACTCGGTGGACGCGCTGGCCGCGCGGCTCAGCGTCGCGGTCGATGCCTGA
- a CDS encoding condensation domain-containing protein: MPGAPSASPRRLGGAERVLWELQRRVSGAGVWNEALAVYVVGGRLAIPALTEAFHRVVRRHPALRTRYLLQRGVPTAVAVPPADVTLDLPVRGPGHCVWADELGAAAGRPFDLAGELPVRAAVLRYRGVDTLLLVLHRLAGDAETAGLVYRELAACYQALSAGAPAAPLLDQPADPYLERPAGPAAVRYWQDRLAGVAPALGALAIGRGAPPDPTFAGSVFAQSLGPTVGQAVPALARRLAVTEEVVLLAGYIALLAHHGGGPDLVIETHLDRPAVTHAGYRTGTLPVPAPADLSGSFAGLATRVHRFLRDAAAHPVPHQLVLPHPGDAAGAPRFRYAYRYRRRSTYTRLGTLPARPMPVDTGHSWHDLVFDIGAEPARFLGWVRYRTEIFDPDDVRALVQRYETLLCRA; the protein is encoded by the coding sequence GTGCCCGGGGCACCGTCGGCTTCGCCTCGCCGGTTGGGTGGCGCGGAGCGGGTGCTGTGGGAGCTGCAGCGGCGTGTGTCGGGCGCCGGCGTGTGGAACGAGGCGCTCGCCGTGTACGTGGTGGGCGGAAGGCTGGCGATCCCGGCGCTGACCGAGGCGTTCCACCGGGTGGTCCGCCGCCACCCCGCCCTGCGGACCCGGTACCTGCTGCAGCGAGGTGTGCCCACGGCGGTGGCGGTGCCGCCAGCGGACGTCACGCTGGACCTGCCGGTGCGCGGGCCGGGCCATTGCGTGTGGGCGGACGAACTGGGCGCTGCCGCCGGCCGCCCGTTCGACCTGGCGGGGGAGCTGCCGGTCCGTGCGGCAGTGCTGCGGTACCGGGGAGTGGACACACTGCTGCTGGTGCTGCACCGGCTGGCCGGCGACGCGGAGACCGCCGGCCTGGTCTACCGGGAGCTGGCGGCGTGCTACCAAGCACTGTCCGCCGGCGCACCGGCGGCGCCTCTCCTGGACCAGCCAGCTGACCCGTACCTGGAACGTCCAGCTGGACCGGCCGCCGTCCGCTACTGGCAGGACCGGTTGGCCGGTGTCGCCCCGGCGCTCGGTGCGCTCGCGATCGGCCGCGGCGCCCCACCCGATCCGACCTTCGCGGGCTCGGTGTTCGCCCAATCACTCGGGCCGACCGTCGGCCAGGCTGTACCAGCCTTGGCACGGCGACTGGCGGTCACAGAGGAGGTCGTGCTGCTCGCCGGGTACATCGCGCTGCTCGCCCACCACGGCGGCGGACCCGACCTCGTGATCGAAACCCACCTCGACCGACCCGCGGTAACGCACGCGGGATATCGCACCGGCACGCTGCCGGTCCCCGCACCGGCGGACCTCTCCGGATCGTTCGCCGGGCTGGCCACCCGGGTTCACAGGTTCCTGCGGGACGCGGCGGCCCACCCGGTGCCGCACCAACTGGTGCTGCCCCACCCAGGGGACGCCGCCGGTGCACCGCGATTCCGGTATGCCTACCGGTATCGTCGGCGATCCACCTACACCCGGCTGGGAACGCTTCCGGCTCGGCCGATGCCGGTCGACACCGGACACAGCTGGCATGACCTCGTGTTCGACATCGGTGCCGAGCCCGCCCGTTTCCTCGGATGGGTCCGCTACCGTACCGAGATCTTCGATCCGGACGACGTGCGCGCACTGGTGCAGCGGTATGAGACGTTGCTCTGCCGGGCCTAA
- a CDS encoding IS110 family transposase, whose product MNGQYEVFLGLDVGKGEHHAVALGRDGARLHDAPLPNSEAKLRALYDKLARHGTILVVVDQPASIGALPVAVARAGGHQVAYLPGLAMRRIADLHPGTSKTDARDAYVIADAARTLPHTLRRVDTGDDTLAELEMLIGYDDDLAGEATRISNRIRGLLTQIHPPLERVLGPKAAHPAVLELLTRCGGPAGLRKAGRRKLTTIATRHAPRMGERLVAQILAALDEQTVIVPGSHAAETILPRLASSLRDVLKQREQTAAEVEGMLDAHPLAKVLTSMPGIGVRTGARILLEVGDASAFPTPGHLAAYAGLAPVTRRSGSSIRGEHPPKGGNKQLKRAFFLAAFAALADPASRAYYDRKRAEGKKHNAALICLARRRVDVLFSMLRHKTTYQPRPVAA is encoded by the coding sequence GTGAACGGCCAGTACGAGGTCTTCCTGGGGTTGGACGTCGGCAAAGGCGAACACCACGCGGTCGCGCTGGGCCGCGACGGCGCCAGGCTCCACGATGCACCGCTTCCCAACAGCGAAGCCAAACTGCGGGCGCTCTACGACAAACTCGCCCGCCACGGCACCATCCTGGTGGTGGTCGACCAGCCCGCCTCCATCGGCGCGCTGCCAGTGGCGGTAGCCCGTGCCGGCGGACACCAGGTGGCCTACCTACCCGGGCTGGCCATGCGCCGTATCGCCGACCTGCACCCGGGCACATCAAAGACCGACGCCCGCGACGCCTACGTCATCGCCGACGCGGCCCGGACCCTGCCGCACACGCTGCGGCGAGTCGACACCGGCGATGACACCCTGGCCGAGCTGGAGATGCTCATCGGCTACGACGACGACCTCGCCGGCGAGGCCACCCGCATCTCCAACCGCATCCGCGGCCTGCTCACCCAGATCCACCCTCCACTCGAGCGTGTCCTCGGCCCGAAGGCCGCCCACCCGGCAGTGCTGGAACTGCTGACACGCTGCGGCGGACCGGCCGGGCTACGCAAGGCCGGACGCCGCAAGCTCACCACCATCGCCACCCGCCATGCCCCACGCATGGGCGAACGTCTCGTCGCACAGATCCTGGCCGCCCTTGACGAGCAGACCGTGATCGTGCCCGGCAGCCACGCCGCCGAGACCATCCTTCCCCGGCTGGCCAGCTCGCTACGCGACGTCCTCAAGCAACGCGAACAGACCGCGGCCGAGGTCGAAGGGATGCTCGATGCCCACCCTCTCGCCAAGGTCCTGACCTCGATGCCCGGCATCGGAGTCAGGACCGGCGCCCGCATCCTGCTCGAAGTCGGCGACGCCAGCGCCTTCCCCACCCCCGGCCACTTGGCCGCCTACGCCGGCCTAGCCCCGGTCACCCGGCGTTCCGGCAGCTCCATCCGCGGCGAACACCCACCCAAAGGCGGAAACAAGCAGCTCAAACGTGCGTTCTTCCTCGCGGCGTTCGCCGCCCTAGCCGACCCAGCCAGCCGCGCCTACTACGACCGGAAGCGAGCCGAAGGCAAGAAACACAACGCTGCCCTCATCTGCCTGGCCCGGCGCCGGGTCGATGTCCTGTTCTCCATGCTGCGCCACAAGACCACCTACCAACCACGCCCCGTCGCCGCTTGA
- a CDS encoding ABC transporter ATP-binding protein, translating to MLMGSEAVVRLTGVSKRFGRVEAVAGIDLAVSQGERVAILGPNGAGKSTAISILLGLTRPDSGAAALYGVPASETVRAGRVGAMLQGVQLPWYATVGELIALARSVYPRSLPASELLRTAGLDRLTRRRIEKLSGGEAQRVKFAFALAGDPDLLVLDEPTAGLDVSARVSFWDTVGRLAAAGRTVIFATHYLAEAEDFADRVVVIARGRVVADGTSSEIRRAAATERRVSFRLDGASAAGLDRLPGVRTVAVRAGRAVLTCDDADAAVSALVQARGQVTDLEVTVGGLTEAYLALAHPAEAADEEREP from the coding sequence ATGCTCATGGGGAGCGAGGCGGTCGTCCGGCTCACCGGCGTCAGCAAGCGGTTCGGTCGGGTCGAGGCGGTCGCGGGAATCGACTTGGCAGTCAGCCAAGGGGAACGGGTGGCCATCCTGGGGCCCAACGGCGCCGGCAAGTCCACCGCTATCTCGATCTTGCTCGGGTTGACGAGGCCGGACTCCGGCGCGGCAGCGCTGTACGGCGTGCCGGCGAGCGAGACCGTCCGGGCTGGCCGGGTGGGCGCTATGTTGCAGGGCGTCCAGCTGCCTTGGTACGCGACGGTCGGCGAGCTGATCGCGCTGGCGCGCAGCGTCTATCCTCGCTCGCTGCCGGCTTCCGAGCTACTGCGCACGGCGGGGTTGGACCGGCTCACCCGCCGGCGAATCGAGAAGCTCTCCGGCGGCGAAGCGCAACGGGTCAAGTTCGCCTTCGCGCTCGCCGGTGACCCCGACCTGCTCGTGCTGGACGAGCCGACGGCCGGGCTCGACGTCTCGGCGAGGGTGAGCTTCTGGGACACCGTCGGGCGCCTAGCGGCGGCCGGGCGTACGGTCATCTTCGCCACTCACTATCTCGCCGAAGCTGAAGACTTCGCCGATCGGGTGGTGGTGATCGCGCGCGGCCGAGTGGTGGCGGACGGAACCAGCTCGGAGATCCGGCGCGCCGCGGCGACCGAGCGGCGGGTCAGCTTCCGGCTCGACGGCGCCTCCGCGGCCGGGTTGGACCGGCTGCCAGGAGTGAGGACGGTGGCGGTCCGGGCCGGACGTGCGGTTCTGACCTGCGACGACGCAGACGCGGCCGTGTCCGCGCTGGTCCAGGCCCGCGGGCAGGTCACGGACCTGGAGGTCACGGTTGGCGGCCTCACAGAGGCATATCTGGCGCTCGCTCACCCCGCTGAGGCGGCCGATGAGGAGCGGGAACCGTAA